Proteins co-encoded in one Malus domestica chromosome 09, GDT2T_hap1 genomic window:
- the LOC114827074 gene encoding uncharacterized protein isoform X4 → MGVTCRECSSERFMESYSGWFQIFLSHIQSTTSQFVKVVSCASMSDLITRLGGSLNAKRDGTAHAGKLVQQVIQPLLKLLDDDHSEVVWEGAVQLLCTIISFFPLSINRHYDSVEDVIASTILSGKGSDNMLKKLAYCLALLPKSRGDEDSWSLMIQKILLLINGHLNDVFHGFEEETKRHAIIRFLVPPGKEPPPQLGGSRVSGKDSTKGRKSSQRLTMSSISALMVCCSTMITTSYPVQVTVPIRSLFALIERVLIMDGSLPQSLLPFMTATQQEFICSELPLLHLYGLEFLTAIIEGVRSQLLPHAAYLVHLLSVYLKRCALPELRIKVYLITRMLLISMGVGMTVSLAREVANNALIDLNPIVNESGGAPSSGISSKPSTEALLQTPQSSHRKRKHGASSRSLEWRKTGSLEEGNPKNHTLSPIPVRIAALEALEALVTVGGVLKSEGWRSDVDFLLMNIATNSMKGGQAGNNKNIYQPNEPVDIWGDFQLAALRALLASLLSSCVRPPYLAEGLDLFRRGKQATGTKVAGFCAHALLTLEVLIHPRALPLSSFSDGVSHKLPENMYPSSVKHRTPFSSDLQGMVYDASDSDCDDLYNSWLATGKEMEAPRSDLDKTMQAGEPSKALTIHRDKKLSVDGSFGKETLGGSARELEVPIKDVEMRVNGAENMVESCQFQESAMQLENDLSSKGASVSRTTVVEEVFGRVFLGNGPSDQAGSTTVTSHDVVVAKGDGFLGRESNSASASNPEKGKGIAYELGTDSDVDSFPDIVDPDSDSE, encoded by the exons ATGGGGGTGACTTGTCGGGAATGCAGCTCTGAGCGGTTCATGGAATCATACTCCGGTTGGTTCCAGATATTCCTATCACATATTCAG TCTACAACTTCTCAATTTGTGAAGGTGGTCTCTTGTGCCTCGATGTCAGATCTCATCACAAG gttggGTGGATCTCTAAATGCAAAAAGGGATGGAACTGCACATGCCGGGAAACTTGTTCAACAAGTTATTCAACCACTTTTGAAGTTGTTAGATGATGATCATTCGGAGGTTGTTTGG GAAGGAGCAGTTCAATTGTTATGCACAATTATATCTTTCTTTCCATTGAGCATCAATCGTCATTATGACAGT GTTGAAGATGTTATTGCTTCAACAATTTTGTCAGGAAAAGGAAGTGATAATATGCTGAAG AAACTTGCTTACTGTCTGGCATTACTACCAAAGTCAAGAGGGGATGAGGATAGCTGGTCCTTAATGATTCAAAAGATTTTATTGTTGATTAATGGTCACCTGAATGATGTTTTTCATGGGTTTGAGGAAG AAACAAAACGCCATGCAATTATTAGATTTTTGGTTCCCCCAGGGAAAGAACCCCCTCCTCAGTTGGGAGGAAGTAGAGTGTCAGGAAAAGATtcaacaaagggaagaaagagtTCTCAGCGTTTGACAATGTCCAGTATCTCTGCACTGATGGTTTGCTGCTCTACAATGATAACAACTTCGTACCCTGTTCAG GTGACTGTTCCTATTCGGTCCTTATTTGCCCTTATTGAGAGAGTGCTGATTATGGATGGTTCCCTGCCACAATCTCTGCTTCCCTTTATGACTGCCACACAGCAAGAGTTCATTTGTTCGGAACTACCACTTCTGCACCTGTATGGTTTAGAATTCCTCACTGCTATTATAGAGGGTGTGCGCAG TCAACTTTTACCACATGCTGCTTATTTAGTGCATCTGCTTTCAGTGTATTTAAAGAGATGTGCATTGCCAGAATTGAGGATAAAGGTTTACTTAATCACAAGAATGTTGCTGATATCCATGGGTGTTG GGATGACAGTAAGCCTGGCACGGGAAGTTGCTAACAACGCATTGATTGATCTGAATCCCATTGTGAATGAAAGTGGTGGTGCACCTTCTAGTGGAATCTCATCAAAGCCTTCTACTGAAGCATTGCTTCAAACACCGCAATCTAGCCATAGAAAGAGGAAGCATGGAGCTTCAAGCAGATCTCTTGAGTGGCGTAAGACTGGTAGTTTGGAAGAGGGGAACCCCAAGAACCATACGTTATCTCCTATTCCTGTGAGAATCGCTGCACTTGAGGCCTTAGAAGCTCTTGTCACTGTG GGTGGTGTATTGAAATCTGAAGGATGGCGATCTGATGTTGATTTTCTTCTGATGAACATAGCTACAAATTCTATGAAAGGGGGACAGGCTGGTAATAACAAAAACATTTACCAGCCGAATGAACCTGTTGATATTTGGGGTGATTTTCAGCTTGCTGCTCTACGAGCACTTTTGGCATCATTACTTTCTTCTTGTGTCCGCCCCCCTTATTTAGCTGAGGGTCTTGATCTTTTCCGTAGAG GCAAGCAAGCAACTGGAACCAAAGTTGCTGGATTTTGTGCTCATGCTCTTTTGACTTTGGAGGTCCTTATACATCCCAGGGCACTCCCACTATCAAGTTTCTCTGATGGAGTTAGCCACAAGCTCCCAGAAAACATGTACCCTAGTAGTGTAAAGCACCGAACACCGTTTTCAAGTGACTTACAGGGAATGGTGTATGATGCTTCTGATTCAGATTGTGACGACCTATATAATAGCTGGCTTGCAACTGGTAAAGAAATGGAAGCACCGAGGAGTGACCTAGACAAGACTATGCAGGCTGGAGAGCCATCCAAAGCTCTAACAATTCATCGGGATAAAAAACTTTCTGTAGATGGTTCATTTGGTAAAGAGACTCTAGGAGGAAGTGCACGGGAGCTTGAAGTACCCATTAAGGATGTGGAGATGAGAGTCAATGGGGCTGAAAATATGGTTGAATCCTGCCAATTTCAAGAATCCGCAATGCAACTTGAGAATGATCTGTCTTCAAAAGGTGCCTCAGTGTCTCGAACTACAGTTGTTGAGGAAGTCTTTGGGAGGGTTTTTCTGGGAAATGGTCCATCAGATCAAGCAGGTAGCACTACGGTTACAAGCCATGATGTGGTGGTGGCTAAGGGTGATGGGTTTCTTGGCAGAGAGAGTAATTCGGCGTCTGCTTCAAATCCTGAGAAGGGCAAGGGAATCGCATATGAACTGGGCACTGATTCAGATGTGGATTCATTTCCTGATATTGTGGATCCAGATTCTGATTCTGAATGA
- the LOC114827074 gene encoding uncharacterized protein isoform X3 — MGVTCRECSSERFMESYSGWFQIFLSHIQQSTTSQFVKVVSCASMSDLITRLGGSLNAKRDGTAHAGKLVQQVIQPLLKLLDDDHSEVVWEGAVQLLCTIISFFPLSINRHYDSVEDVIASTILSGKGSDNMLKKLAYCLALLPKSRGDEDSWSLMIQKILLLINGHLNDVFHGFEEETKRHAIIRFLVPPGKEPPPQLGGSRVSGKDSTKGRKSSQRLTMSSISALMVCCSTMITTSYPVQVTVPIRSLFALIERVLIMDGSLPQSLLPFMTATQQEFICSELPLLHLYGLEFLTAIIEGVRSQLLPHAAYLVHLLSVYLKRCALPELRIKVYLITRMLLISMGVGMTVSLAREVANNALIDLNPIVNESGGAPSSGISSKPSTEALLQTPQSSHRKRKHGASSRSLEWRKTGSLEEGNPKNHTLSPIPVRIAALEALEALVTVGGVLKSEGWRSDVDFLLMNIATNSMKGGQAGNNKNIYQPNEPVDIWGDFQLAALRALLASLLSSCVRPPYLAEGLDLFRRGKQATGTKVAGFCAHALLTLEVLIHPRALPLSSFSDGVSHKLPENMYPSSVKHRTPFSSDLQGMVYDASDSDCDDLYNSWLATGKEMEAPRSDLDKTMQAGEPSKALTIHRDKKLSVDGSFGKETLGGSARELEVPIKDVEMRVNGAENMVESCQFQESAMQLENDLSSKGASVSRTTVVEEVFGRVFLGNGPSDQAGSTTVTSHDVVVAKGDGFLGRESNSASASNPEKGKGIAYELGTDSDVDSFPDIVDPDSDSE; from the exons ATGGGGGTGACTTGTCGGGAATGCAGCTCTGAGCGGTTCATGGAATCATACTCCGGTTGGTTCCAGATATTCCTATCACATATTCAG CAGTCTACAACTTCTCAATTTGTGAAGGTGGTCTCTTGTGCCTCGATGTCAGATCTCATCACAAG gttggGTGGATCTCTAAATGCAAAAAGGGATGGAACTGCACATGCCGGGAAACTTGTTCAACAAGTTATTCAACCACTTTTGAAGTTGTTAGATGATGATCATTCGGAGGTTGTTTGG GAAGGAGCAGTTCAATTGTTATGCACAATTATATCTTTCTTTCCATTGAGCATCAATCGTCATTATGACAGT GTTGAAGATGTTATTGCTTCAACAATTTTGTCAGGAAAAGGAAGTGATAATATGCTGAAG AAACTTGCTTACTGTCTGGCATTACTACCAAAGTCAAGAGGGGATGAGGATAGCTGGTCCTTAATGATTCAAAAGATTTTATTGTTGATTAATGGTCACCTGAATGATGTTTTTCATGGGTTTGAGGAAG AAACAAAACGCCATGCAATTATTAGATTTTTGGTTCCCCCAGGGAAAGAACCCCCTCCTCAGTTGGGAGGAAGTAGAGTGTCAGGAAAAGATtcaacaaagggaagaaagagtTCTCAGCGTTTGACAATGTCCAGTATCTCTGCACTGATGGTTTGCTGCTCTACAATGATAACAACTTCGTACCCTGTTCAG GTGACTGTTCCTATTCGGTCCTTATTTGCCCTTATTGAGAGAGTGCTGATTATGGATGGTTCCCTGCCACAATCTCTGCTTCCCTTTATGACTGCCACACAGCAAGAGTTCATTTGTTCGGAACTACCACTTCTGCACCTGTATGGTTTAGAATTCCTCACTGCTATTATAGAGGGTGTGCGCAG TCAACTTTTACCACATGCTGCTTATTTAGTGCATCTGCTTTCAGTGTATTTAAAGAGATGTGCATTGCCAGAATTGAGGATAAAGGTTTACTTAATCACAAGAATGTTGCTGATATCCATGGGTGTTG GGATGACAGTAAGCCTGGCACGGGAAGTTGCTAACAACGCATTGATTGATCTGAATCCCATTGTGAATGAAAGTGGTGGTGCACCTTCTAGTGGAATCTCATCAAAGCCTTCTACTGAAGCATTGCTTCAAACACCGCAATCTAGCCATAGAAAGAGGAAGCATGGAGCTTCAAGCAGATCTCTTGAGTGGCGTAAGACTGGTAGTTTGGAAGAGGGGAACCCCAAGAACCATACGTTATCTCCTATTCCTGTGAGAATCGCTGCACTTGAGGCCTTAGAAGCTCTTGTCACTGTG GGTGGTGTATTGAAATCTGAAGGATGGCGATCTGATGTTGATTTTCTTCTGATGAACATAGCTACAAATTCTATGAAAGGGGGACAGGCTGGTAATAACAAAAACATTTACCAGCCGAATGAACCTGTTGATATTTGGGGTGATTTTCAGCTTGCTGCTCTACGAGCACTTTTGGCATCATTACTTTCTTCTTGTGTCCGCCCCCCTTATTTAGCTGAGGGTCTTGATCTTTTCCGTAGAG GCAAGCAAGCAACTGGAACCAAAGTTGCTGGATTTTGTGCTCATGCTCTTTTGACTTTGGAGGTCCTTATACATCCCAGGGCACTCCCACTATCAAGTTTCTCTGATGGAGTTAGCCACAAGCTCCCAGAAAACATGTACCCTAGTAGTGTAAAGCACCGAACACCGTTTTCAAGTGACTTACAGGGAATGGTGTATGATGCTTCTGATTCAGATTGTGACGACCTATATAATAGCTGGCTTGCAACTGGTAAAGAAATGGAAGCACCGAGGAGTGACCTAGACAAGACTATGCAGGCTGGAGAGCCATCCAAAGCTCTAACAATTCATCGGGATAAAAAACTTTCTGTAGATGGTTCATTTGGTAAAGAGACTCTAGGAGGAAGTGCACGGGAGCTTGAAGTACCCATTAAGGATGTGGAGATGAGAGTCAATGGGGCTGAAAATATGGTTGAATCCTGCCAATTTCAAGAATCCGCAATGCAACTTGAGAATGATCTGTCTTCAAAAGGTGCCTCAGTGTCTCGAACTACAGTTGTTGAGGAAGTCTTTGGGAGGGTTTTTCTGGGAAATGGTCCATCAGATCAAGCAGGTAGCACTACGGTTACAAGCCATGATGTGGTGGTGGCTAAGGGTGATGGGTTTCTTGGCAGAGAGAGTAATTCGGCGTCTGCTTCAAATCCTGAGAAGGGCAAGGGAATCGCATATGAACTGGGCACTGATTCAGATGTGGATTCATTTCCTGATATTGTGGATCCAGATTCTGATTCTGAATGA
- the LOC114827074 gene encoding uncharacterized protein isoform X1, producing MAAFDHVKDMYDVALRPRLLQTLVRDLPDDKHPSGSPLELSKVVYAIKTHNLLCESAQDMTDQKLITTWKSATDSWVRRLAQLVSSDMPDKCWEGICLMGVTCRECSSERFMESYSGWFQIFLSHIQQSTTSQFVKVVSCASMSDLITRLGGSLNAKRDGTAHAGKLVQQVIQPLLKLLDDDHSEVVWEGAVQLLCTIISFFPLSINRHYDSVEDVIASTILSGKGSDNMLKKLAYCLALLPKSRGDEDSWSLMIQKILLLINGHLNDVFHGFEEETKRHAIIRFLVPPGKEPPPQLGGSRVSGKDSTKGRKSSQRLTMSSISALMVCCSTMITTSYPVQVTVPIRSLFALIERVLIMDGSLPQSLLPFMTATQQEFICSELPLLHLYGLEFLTAIIEGVRSQLLPHAAYLVHLLSVYLKRCALPELRIKVYLITRMLLISMGVGMTVSLAREVANNALIDLNPIVNESGGAPSSGISSKPSTEALLQTPQSSHRKRKHGASSRSLEWRKTGSLEEGNPKNHTLSPIPVRIAALEALEALVTVGGVLKSEGWRSDVDFLLMNIATNSMKGGQAGNNKNIYQPNEPVDIWGDFQLAALRALLASLLSSCVRPPYLAEGLDLFRRGKQATGTKVAGFCAHALLTLEVLIHPRALPLSSFSDGVSHKLPENMYPSSVKHRTPFSSDLQGMVYDASDSDCDDLYNSWLATGKEMEAPRSDLDKTMQAGEPSKALTIHRDKKLSVDGSFGKETLGGSARELEVPIKDVEMRVNGAENMVESCQFQESAMQLENDLSSKGASVSRTTVVEEVFGRVFLGNGPSDQAGSTTVTSHDVVVAKGDGFLGRESNSASASNPEKGKGIAYELGTDSDVDSFPDIVDPDSDSE from the exons ATGGCGGCCTTTGACCATGTCAAGGACATGTACGATGTTGCTCTAAGACCTCGTCTGTTGCAAACGCTCGTAAGAGACCTCCCTGATGATAAACACCCGTCTGGGAGTCCGTTGGAGCTGTCGAAGGTAGTCTACGCGATCAAAACCCACAACCTCCTTTGTGAGTCTGCACAAGATATGACTGACCAAAAGCTAATCACTACTTGGAAATCCGCTACTGATTCCTGGGTCCGTCGCTTGGCGCAGCTTGTTTCTAGTGATATG CCAGATAAATGTTGGGAAGGAATTTGTTTGATGGGGGTGACTTGTCGGGAATGCAGCTCTGAGCGGTTCATGGAATCATACTCCGGTTGGTTCCAGATATTCCTATCACATATTCAG CAGTCTACAACTTCTCAATTTGTGAAGGTGGTCTCTTGTGCCTCGATGTCAGATCTCATCACAAG gttggGTGGATCTCTAAATGCAAAAAGGGATGGAACTGCACATGCCGGGAAACTTGTTCAACAAGTTATTCAACCACTTTTGAAGTTGTTAGATGATGATCATTCGGAGGTTGTTTGG GAAGGAGCAGTTCAATTGTTATGCACAATTATATCTTTCTTTCCATTGAGCATCAATCGTCATTATGACAGT GTTGAAGATGTTATTGCTTCAACAATTTTGTCAGGAAAAGGAAGTGATAATATGCTGAAG AAACTTGCTTACTGTCTGGCATTACTACCAAAGTCAAGAGGGGATGAGGATAGCTGGTCCTTAATGATTCAAAAGATTTTATTGTTGATTAATGGTCACCTGAATGATGTTTTTCATGGGTTTGAGGAAG AAACAAAACGCCATGCAATTATTAGATTTTTGGTTCCCCCAGGGAAAGAACCCCCTCCTCAGTTGGGAGGAAGTAGAGTGTCAGGAAAAGATtcaacaaagggaagaaagagtTCTCAGCGTTTGACAATGTCCAGTATCTCTGCACTGATGGTTTGCTGCTCTACAATGATAACAACTTCGTACCCTGTTCAG GTGACTGTTCCTATTCGGTCCTTATTTGCCCTTATTGAGAGAGTGCTGATTATGGATGGTTCCCTGCCACAATCTCTGCTTCCCTTTATGACTGCCACACAGCAAGAGTTCATTTGTTCGGAACTACCACTTCTGCACCTGTATGGTTTAGAATTCCTCACTGCTATTATAGAGGGTGTGCGCAG TCAACTTTTACCACATGCTGCTTATTTAGTGCATCTGCTTTCAGTGTATTTAAAGAGATGTGCATTGCCAGAATTGAGGATAAAGGTTTACTTAATCACAAGAATGTTGCTGATATCCATGGGTGTTG GGATGACAGTAAGCCTGGCACGGGAAGTTGCTAACAACGCATTGATTGATCTGAATCCCATTGTGAATGAAAGTGGTGGTGCACCTTCTAGTGGAATCTCATCAAAGCCTTCTACTGAAGCATTGCTTCAAACACCGCAATCTAGCCATAGAAAGAGGAAGCATGGAGCTTCAAGCAGATCTCTTGAGTGGCGTAAGACTGGTAGTTTGGAAGAGGGGAACCCCAAGAACCATACGTTATCTCCTATTCCTGTGAGAATCGCTGCACTTGAGGCCTTAGAAGCTCTTGTCACTGTG GGTGGTGTATTGAAATCTGAAGGATGGCGATCTGATGTTGATTTTCTTCTGATGAACATAGCTACAAATTCTATGAAAGGGGGACAGGCTGGTAATAACAAAAACATTTACCAGCCGAATGAACCTGTTGATATTTGGGGTGATTTTCAGCTTGCTGCTCTACGAGCACTTTTGGCATCATTACTTTCTTCTTGTGTCCGCCCCCCTTATTTAGCTGAGGGTCTTGATCTTTTCCGTAGAG GCAAGCAAGCAACTGGAACCAAAGTTGCTGGATTTTGTGCTCATGCTCTTTTGACTTTGGAGGTCCTTATACATCCCAGGGCACTCCCACTATCAAGTTTCTCTGATGGAGTTAGCCACAAGCTCCCAGAAAACATGTACCCTAGTAGTGTAAAGCACCGAACACCGTTTTCAAGTGACTTACAGGGAATGGTGTATGATGCTTCTGATTCAGATTGTGACGACCTATATAATAGCTGGCTTGCAACTGGTAAAGAAATGGAAGCACCGAGGAGTGACCTAGACAAGACTATGCAGGCTGGAGAGCCATCCAAAGCTCTAACAATTCATCGGGATAAAAAACTTTCTGTAGATGGTTCATTTGGTAAAGAGACTCTAGGAGGAAGTGCACGGGAGCTTGAAGTACCCATTAAGGATGTGGAGATGAGAGTCAATGGGGCTGAAAATATGGTTGAATCCTGCCAATTTCAAGAATCCGCAATGCAACTTGAGAATGATCTGTCTTCAAAAGGTGCCTCAGTGTCTCGAACTACAGTTGTTGAGGAAGTCTTTGGGAGGGTTTTTCTGGGAAATGGTCCATCAGATCAAGCAGGTAGCACTACGGTTACAAGCCATGATGTGGTGGTGGCTAAGGGTGATGGGTTTCTTGGCAGAGAGAGTAATTCGGCGTCTGCTTCAAATCCTGAGAAGGGCAAGGGAATCGCATATGAACTGGGCACTGATTCAGATGTGGATTCATTTCCTGATATTGTGGATCCAGATTCTGATTCTGAATGA
- the LOC114827074 gene encoding uncharacterized protein isoform X2, with the protein MAAFDHVKDMYDVALRPRLLQTLVRDLPDDKHPSGSPLELSKVVYAIKTHNLLCESAQDMTDQKLITTWKSATDSWVRRLAQLVSSDMPDKCWEGICLMGVTCRECSSERFMESYSGWFQIFLSHIQSTTSQFVKVVSCASMSDLITRLGGSLNAKRDGTAHAGKLVQQVIQPLLKLLDDDHSEVVWEGAVQLLCTIISFFPLSINRHYDSVEDVIASTILSGKGSDNMLKKLAYCLALLPKSRGDEDSWSLMIQKILLLINGHLNDVFHGFEEETKRHAIIRFLVPPGKEPPPQLGGSRVSGKDSTKGRKSSQRLTMSSISALMVCCSTMITTSYPVQVTVPIRSLFALIERVLIMDGSLPQSLLPFMTATQQEFICSELPLLHLYGLEFLTAIIEGVRSQLLPHAAYLVHLLSVYLKRCALPELRIKVYLITRMLLISMGVGMTVSLAREVANNALIDLNPIVNESGGAPSSGISSKPSTEALLQTPQSSHRKRKHGASSRSLEWRKTGSLEEGNPKNHTLSPIPVRIAALEALEALVTVGGVLKSEGWRSDVDFLLMNIATNSMKGGQAGNNKNIYQPNEPVDIWGDFQLAALRALLASLLSSCVRPPYLAEGLDLFRRGKQATGTKVAGFCAHALLTLEVLIHPRALPLSSFSDGVSHKLPENMYPSSVKHRTPFSSDLQGMVYDASDSDCDDLYNSWLATGKEMEAPRSDLDKTMQAGEPSKALTIHRDKKLSVDGSFGKETLGGSARELEVPIKDVEMRVNGAENMVESCQFQESAMQLENDLSSKGASVSRTTVVEEVFGRVFLGNGPSDQAGSTTVTSHDVVVAKGDGFLGRESNSASASNPEKGKGIAYELGTDSDVDSFPDIVDPDSDSE; encoded by the exons ATGGCGGCCTTTGACCATGTCAAGGACATGTACGATGTTGCTCTAAGACCTCGTCTGTTGCAAACGCTCGTAAGAGACCTCCCTGATGATAAACACCCGTCTGGGAGTCCGTTGGAGCTGTCGAAGGTAGTCTACGCGATCAAAACCCACAACCTCCTTTGTGAGTCTGCACAAGATATGACTGACCAAAAGCTAATCACTACTTGGAAATCCGCTACTGATTCCTGGGTCCGTCGCTTGGCGCAGCTTGTTTCTAGTGATATG CCAGATAAATGTTGGGAAGGAATTTGTTTGATGGGGGTGACTTGTCGGGAATGCAGCTCTGAGCGGTTCATGGAATCATACTCCGGTTGGTTCCAGATATTCCTATCACATATTCAG TCTACAACTTCTCAATTTGTGAAGGTGGTCTCTTGTGCCTCGATGTCAGATCTCATCACAAG gttggGTGGATCTCTAAATGCAAAAAGGGATGGAACTGCACATGCCGGGAAACTTGTTCAACAAGTTATTCAACCACTTTTGAAGTTGTTAGATGATGATCATTCGGAGGTTGTTTGG GAAGGAGCAGTTCAATTGTTATGCACAATTATATCTTTCTTTCCATTGAGCATCAATCGTCATTATGACAGT GTTGAAGATGTTATTGCTTCAACAATTTTGTCAGGAAAAGGAAGTGATAATATGCTGAAG AAACTTGCTTACTGTCTGGCATTACTACCAAAGTCAAGAGGGGATGAGGATAGCTGGTCCTTAATGATTCAAAAGATTTTATTGTTGATTAATGGTCACCTGAATGATGTTTTTCATGGGTTTGAGGAAG AAACAAAACGCCATGCAATTATTAGATTTTTGGTTCCCCCAGGGAAAGAACCCCCTCCTCAGTTGGGAGGAAGTAGAGTGTCAGGAAAAGATtcaacaaagggaagaaagagtTCTCAGCGTTTGACAATGTCCAGTATCTCTGCACTGATGGTTTGCTGCTCTACAATGATAACAACTTCGTACCCTGTTCAG GTGACTGTTCCTATTCGGTCCTTATTTGCCCTTATTGAGAGAGTGCTGATTATGGATGGTTCCCTGCCACAATCTCTGCTTCCCTTTATGACTGCCACACAGCAAGAGTTCATTTGTTCGGAACTACCACTTCTGCACCTGTATGGTTTAGAATTCCTCACTGCTATTATAGAGGGTGTGCGCAG TCAACTTTTACCACATGCTGCTTATTTAGTGCATCTGCTTTCAGTGTATTTAAAGAGATGTGCATTGCCAGAATTGAGGATAAAGGTTTACTTAATCACAAGAATGTTGCTGATATCCATGGGTGTTG GGATGACAGTAAGCCTGGCACGGGAAGTTGCTAACAACGCATTGATTGATCTGAATCCCATTGTGAATGAAAGTGGTGGTGCACCTTCTAGTGGAATCTCATCAAAGCCTTCTACTGAAGCATTGCTTCAAACACCGCAATCTAGCCATAGAAAGAGGAAGCATGGAGCTTCAAGCAGATCTCTTGAGTGGCGTAAGACTGGTAGTTTGGAAGAGGGGAACCCCAAGAACCATACGTTATCTCCTATTCCTGTGAGAATCGCTGCACTTGAGGCCTTAGAAGCTCTTGTCACTGTG GGTGGTGTATTGAAATCTGAAGGATGGCGATCTGATGTTGATTTTCTTCTGATGAACATAGCTACAAATTCTATGAAAGGGGGACAGGCTGGTAATAACAAAAACATTTACCAGCCGAATGAACCTGTTGATATTTGGGGTGATTTTCAGCTTGCTGCTCTACGAGCACTTTTGGCATCATTACTTTCTTCTTGTGTCCGCCCCCCTTATTTAGCTGAGGGTCTTGATCTTTTCCGTAGAG GCAAGCAAGCAACTGGAACCAAAGTTGCTGGATTTTGTGCTCATGCTCTTTTGACTTTGGAGGTCCTTATACATCCCAGGGCACTCCCACTATCAAGTTTCTCTGATGGAGTTAGCCACAAGCTCCCAGAAAACATGTACCCTAGTAGTGTAAAGCACCGAACACCGTTTTCAAGTGACTTACAGGGAATGGTGTATGATGCTTCTGATTCAGATTGTGACGACCTATATAATAGCTGGCTTGCAACTGGTAAAGAAATGGAAGCACCGAGGAGTGACCTAGACAAGACTATGCAGGCTGGAGAGCCATCCAAAGCTCTAACAATTCATCGGGATAAAAAACTTTCTGTAGATGGTTCATTTGGTAAAGAGACTCTAGGAGGAAGTGCACGGGAGCTTGAAGTACCCATTAAGGATGTGGAGATGAGAGTCAATGGGGCTGAAAATATGGTTGAATCCTGCCAATTTCAAGAATCCGCAATGCAACTTGAGAATGATCTGTCTTCAAAAGGTGCCTCAGTGTCTCGAACTACAGTTGTTGAGGAAGTCTTTGGGAGGGTTTTTCTGGGAAATGGTCCATCAGATCAAGCAGGTAGCACTACGGTTACAAGCCATGATGTGGTGGTGGCTAAGGGTGATGGGTTTCTTGGCAGAGAGAGTAATTCGGCGTCTGCTTCAAATCCTGAGAAGGGCAAGGGAATCGCATATGAACTGGGCACTGATTCAGATGTGGATTCATTTCCTGATATTGTGGATCCAGATTCTGATTCTGAATGA